A window of Cryptomeria japonica chromosome 3, Sugi_1.0, whole genome shotgun sequence contains these coding sequences:
- the LOC131033521 gene encoding ethylene-responsive transcription factor ERN2-like, whose product MAKESPVKSKRRSPNSKLGNNAAVNAPTLDIDSIDGHSVFGSTSLERNRKKFVGVRQRPSGRWVAEIKDTIQKIRLWLGTFDTAEDAARAYDEAACMLRGKNTRTNFWPSPSPESHGTSALPSRTARRLLLRLKDANARNSTASTMIANDCSSEQNALCDKFLQSEIEAEEDFKRSEQFLSSPSGKDKFLGTSNSMVETQVHSNGDILDRSPENIIALTNKGSPNFTCSSVFMNSCHPTGQALTSVDKDMNFSVNGVHNCLDLAGVDELANGYSPFTIATGIPDQNYNNMAYNFMEGESNDCVEAMSGEENSSLFREAVKRNMYERKISASLYAMSGISDYFQYARDFSEPSNLVGDFRCGGGDEIFGRSTEMMSSELSSPSSCEGEEDSLEMLWNSLELPPICIVN is encoded by the coding sequence ATGGCCAAGGAAAGCCCTGTTAAATCCAAGAGAAGATCACCCAATTCCAAACTTGGGAACAATGCAGCTGTGAATGCTCCAACATTAGACATCGATTCAATAGATGGGCACTCTGTTTTTGGAAGCACAAGTCTGGAAAGAAACAGAAAAAAATTTGTAGGAGTTCGACAAAGGCCATCAGGGAGATGGGTTGCAGAGATAAAAGACACCATTCAAAAGATCAGGCTTTGGCTGGGCACATTTGACACAGCAGAAGATGCAGCTCGCGCTTATGATGAAGCTGCCTGCATGCTTAGAGGCAAAAACACAAGAACCAATTTTTGGCCATCTCCTTCCCCTGAATCCCATGGGACTTCTGCCCTGCCATCAAGAACAGCCCGTCGGCTTCTGCTCAGGCTCAAGGATGCAAATGCCCGAAACAGTACTGCTTCCACCATGATTGCTAATGATTGTTCTTCGGAACAAAATGCTCTTTGTGATAAGTTTCTGCAATCAGAAATCGAGGCAGAAGAAGATTTTAAAAGATCAGAGCAATTTCTCAGCTCTCCTTCAGGTAAAGATAAGTTTTTGGGTACCAGTAATTCTATGGTGGAAACCCAAGTTCACAGTAATGGTGATATTTTGGATCGAAGCCCAGAAAACATAATTGCTCTTACAAATAAAGGTAGCCCTAATTTTACTTGCAGttctgtttttatgaatagctGCCATCCTACTGGTCAGGCTCTTACATCTGTGGATAAAGATATGAATTTCTCTGTAAATGGTGTTCATAACTGTCTGGATTTGGCTGGAGTTGATGAATTGGCAAATGGGTATTCTCCTTTCACCATTGCTACAGGAATTCCAGATCAAAACTATAATAATATGGCTTACAATTTCATGGAGGGCGAATCAAATGACTGTGTGGAAGCCATGTCTGGAGAAGAGAATTCATCTCTGTTTCGGGAGGCTGTTAAGAGAAATATGTACGAAAGAAAAATCTCTGCTTCGCTGTACGCCATGAGTGGCATTTCTGACTACTTTCAGTATGCCAGAGATTTTTCAGAGCCCTCAAATTTAGTGGGGGATTTTAGGTGTGGAGGTGGTGATGAAATCTTTGGGAGGTCAACTGAGATGATGAGCTCTGAATTATCATCTCCTTCATCTTGTGAAGGTGAAGAAGATAGCCTGGAGATGCTGTGGAATTCATTGGAATTGCCTCCCATTTGTATTGTCAATTGA
- the LOC131033513 gene encoding ethylene-responsive transcription factor ERN1-like: MAKESPVKSKRRSPNSKLRNNSAVNAPTSDIDSTDGHSVFGSTSLERNRKRFVGVRQRPSGRWVAEIKDTIQKIRLWLGTYDTAEDAARAYDEAACMLRGKNTRTNFWPSPSPEAHGTSALPSRTARRLLLRLKDVNARNSTASTMIANDCSSEQNGLCDKFLEAEIEAEEDFKRSEQFLSSPSGEPNYSIGKDEFLGTSNSMVETQLHSNGDFLDRSPESITAVTDKGSPYFTSSSVFVNSYQPTPRTLKSVDTDMNFSVNGVHSCLDLAGVDELASGYSPFTIAAGLENQNYKNMAYNFMEGESYDCVEAMSEEENSSLFREYVKRNMYERKISASLYAMSGISDYFQYARDFAESPNLVGDFRCGGGDEIFVRPSEMVSPELSSPSSSSFCDGEQDSLEMLWNSLELPPICIVN, translated from the coding sequence ATGGCTAAGGAAAGCCCTGTTAAATCCAAGAGAAGATCACCCAATTCCAAACTTAGGAATAATTCAGCTGTGAATGCTCCAACGTCAGACATCGATTCAACAGATGGGCACTCTGTTTTTGGAAGCACAAGCCTGGAAAGAAACAGAAAAAGATTTGTAGGAGTTCGACAGAGGCCATCAGGGAGATGGGTTGCAGAGATAAAAGACACCATTCAAAAGATCAGGCTTTGGCTGGGCACATATGACACAGCAGAAGATGCAGCTCGGGCTTATGATGAAGCTGCCTGTATGCTTAGGGGCAAAAATACAAGAACCAATTTTTGGCCATCTCCTTCCCCTGAAGCCCATGGAACTTCTGCCCTGCCTTCCAGGACTGCCCGTCGGCTTCTGCTCAGGCTCAAGGATGTCAATGCGCGAAACAGTACTGCTTCCACCATGATTGCTAACGATTGTTCTTCAGAACAAAATGGTCTTTGTGATAAGTTTCTGGAAGCAGAAATCGAGGCAGAAGAAGATTTTAAAAGATCAGAGCAATTTCTCAGCTCTCCTTCAGGTGAGCCCAATTACAGTATTGGTAAAGATGAGTTTTTGGGCACCAGTAATTCTATGGTGGAAACCCAGCTTCACAGTAATGGTGATTTTTTGGATCGAAGCCCAGAAAGCATAACTGCTGTTACAGATAAAGGTAGCCCTTATTTTACTTCCAGTTCTGTTTTTGTGAATAGCTACCAACCTACTCCTAGAACTCTTAAATCTGTCGATACAGATATGAATTTCTCTGTAAATGGTGTCCATAGTTGTCTGGATTTGGCTGGAGTTGATGAATTAGCAAGTGGGTACTCTCCTTTCACCATTGCTGCAGGACTTGAGAATCAAAACTATAAGAATATGGCTTACAATTTCATGGAGGGAGAATCATATGACTGTGTGGAAGCCATGTCTGAAGAAGAGAATTCATCTCTGTTTCGGGAGTATGTTAAGCGAAATATGTATGAAAGAAAAATCTCTGCTTCGCTGTACGCCATGAGTGGGATTTCTGACTACTTTCAGTATGCCAGAGATTTTGCAGAGTCGCCAAATTTAGTTGGGGATTTTAGATGTGGAGGTGGTGATGAAATCTTTGTGAGGCCATCTGAGATGGTGAGCCCTGAGTTATCATccccttcttcttcatcattttgtgATGGTGAACAAGATAGCCTGGAAATGTTGTGGAATTCATTGGAATTGCCTCCCATTTGTATTGTCAACTGA
- the LOC131033505 gene encoding ethylene-responsive transcription factor ERN2-like gives MAKEISIILKKKSSLANPNPDFPAIEMDTSIQDPAILGRRLGRKRNKFVGIRQRPSGRWVAEIKDTIQKIRMWLGTFDTAEDAARAYDEAACLLRGKNTRTNFLPPPSPHTHGTSALPSRTARILLLRLKDANARNKTMSMDSNSNPHMLSSFEDSKPNCLSNFQFLQSKVKVEIESLSSDDNVQDVHVKSSKMGLPSCIESNGDVLGSSLTNMPITPINSMGQENFEGKGTDPTGFSHNSVEQGQSNSEELQEQSNNYVLMDKAESSVCTDICSPAGEGIASVESLSDVEKEMIDGLNLVGGEEMITGYCPFEIAAEIAEPTRSDIPSIFMHDLGEYNCSMLRMRTYERKISASLYAMNGISEYFRYTSEPALNFSKDFKVGNGDGICRSSEQSETCSSACSSDSADGVEMMWNPWNLTFP, from the coding sequence ATGGCTAAGGAAATCTCAATTATACTCAAGAAAAAATCAAGCCTAGCTAATCCTAACCCTGATTTTCCAGCAATAGAGATGGACACATCCATACAAGACCCAGCAATTTTgggcagacgtttgggaagaaagagaaacaaatttGTGGGTATTAGACAGAGGCCATCAGGGAGATGGGTTGCAGAGATAAAAGACACCATTCAAAAGATCAGGATGTGGTTGGGCACCTTCGACACAGCAGAGGATGCAGCCAGAGCTTATGATGAGGCAGCCTGCCTTCTGAGAGGCAAAAACACAAGAACAAATTTCTTGCCACCTCCTTCCCCTCATACTCATGGGACCTCTGCCTTGCCCTCCAGAACAGCCAGAATACTCCTCCTCAGGCTCAAGGATGCCAATGCCAGAAACAAGACTATGAGTATGGACTCTAATTCTAATCCCCATATGCTCTCTAGTTTTGAAGATTCAAAGCCAAATTGTCTCAGTAATTTTCAGTTTTTACAGTCAAAAGTTAAGGTGGAAATTGAGTCTCTCAGCTCTGATGACAATGTTCAGGATGTTCATGTGAAGAGTTCCAAAATGGGTTTACCCTCTTGCATTGAAAGCAATGGTGATGTTTTAGGTTCCAGCCTGACCAACATGCCCATTACTCCAATTAACTCGATGGGTCAGGAGAATTTTGAAGGTAAAGGCACAGACCCAACTGGTTTTTCTCATAATTCTGTAGAACAGGGGCAGAGTAACAGTGAAGAACTGCAAGAACAGAGTAATAATTACGTGTTGATGGACAAAGCTGAAAGTTCTGTTTGTACTGATATCTGCTCCCCTGCTGGAGAGGGGATTGCATCTGTTGAATCTCTAAGTGATGTCGAAAAGGAGATGATTGATGGATTGAATTTAGTGGGTGGTGAGGAAATGATAACTGGGTATTGCCCATTTGAAATTGCTGCAGAAATAGCAGAGCCCACCAGGAGTGACATACCCAGCATTTTCATGCATGATTTGGGAGAGTATAATTGTTCAATGTTGAGGATGAGAACTTATGAGAGGAAAATCTCGGCTTCTCTGTATGCAATGAATGGGATCTCCGAGTACTTTCGTTATACCAGTGAGCCTGCGCTGAACTTTTCAAAGGATTTCAAGGTTGGCAATGGTGATGGGATTTGTCGGAGTTCTGAACAGAGTGAAACGTGTTCGTCGGCCTGTTCTTCTGATTCTGCAGATGGCGTAGAGATGATGTGGAATCCATGGAACTTGACTTTTCCTTGA